A single region of the Epinephelus moara isolate mb chromosome 16, YSFRI_EMoa_1.0, whole genome shotgun sequence genome encodes:
- the LOC126402120 gene encoding uncharacterized protein LOC126402120 — protein sequence MPTAVKLRRRRTIHAPVRERTMHPSILSDEASLGHITLSPSEFRCPLCPKFKTKNESAIQRHMKNHTENAVHFHEKIICRCNMPCRDKGHFHCPFCDTTVIRKDFVSPHVTECFKKCVVVVPPLHQSSPSSSEDFIAQSLDHSYALPPSVSASATTTEPPEEAVTHELPSSHLSHPLSQIASPNTPTVVTDQSPPATTTEPPLPSSPPSYNHRASTSIFPS from the exons ATGCCAACCGCCGTAAAACTCCGAAGAAGAAGAACCATACACGCGCCAGTAAGAGAAAGAACG ATGCACCCCTCTATTTTGAGTGACGAAGCCAGTCTGGGGCACATAACCCTTTCACCATCCGAGTTTAGGTGTCCTCTCTGCcccaaatttaaaaccaaaaatgagaGCGCGATCCAGAGGCACATGAAAAACCATACggaaaatgcagttcatttccatG AAAAGATAATCTGCAGATGCAACATGCCTTGCCGTGATAAAGGTCATTTCCACTGTCCCTTCTGTGACACAACTGTAATTCGTAAAGACTTCGTATCACCACATGTGACtgagtgttttaaaaaatgtgttgtggTGGTGCCACCTCTTCATCAGTCCTCACCATCATCATCTGAGGACTTTATTGCGCAATCACTGGATCATTCATATGCACTTCCCCCTTCAGTGTCCGCATCAGCTACAACCACAGAGCCTCCAGAAGAAGCAGTCACTCACGAACTTCCATCTTCCCACCTCTCCCACCCTCTATCTCAGATAGCATCACCCAACACCCCAACAGTTGTCACAGATCAGTCACCCCCAGCTACAACCACAGAGCCTCCACTTCCATCTTCCCCCCCCAGCTACAACCACAGAGCCTCCACTTCCATCTTCCCAT CCTAA